One Streptomyces umbrinus genomic window, GTAGCCCCTGGAGGGCTGCGCCCCTGAATAAAGGGGGTCCCTCTCTGCGTAATAACCCGAGTCGTTCATTCGGGGTCTATGTGCATGATTCCGGCGCTACAGTTCGTCACTGATGCGCTGGGTGTGGGGCGCGTCACACATCGCGACGAAATGAGCCGACGGGCAACACCTGTGCGGCGGTGCATTTGGGGGGCCTCGTGCACGAGATGGTCAAGGGCGCCAATGTCGGACTGGCGGCGTTGAGCGAAGACGTGGGCTCGGTGATGGTGAGCCTGGGCTGGAGCAGTCCGACGGGTGAGGGCGACGCGGACGTGTCCGTCCTGTTGCTGACGGCGGACGGCAAGGTCCGCAGTGACGCGGACTTCTACTTCTACAACAACCCCGTGGCGGCCGACGGGTCCGTGCAGTTGCTGGGCAAGACGCCCACCTCCGACGGAAACGAGGACCGCATCACCTTCGATCTGACCGCGATTCCGGCGGACGTCGAGCAGGTCGTCGTGGCGGCGAGCCGCTACAACGGAGCCCGGTTCGGGGATCTGGACGACGTACGGGTGACCCTGGCCGACGGCTCGGGAGAGGGGCTGCTGCGGTTCTCCATCGAGGACGCCGGGGCGGTCGGCGCGCTGCTCTTCGGCGAGTTCTACCGGCGGGCCGGCGACTGGAAGTTCCGCGCCATCGGGCAGGGGTACGAGTCCGGTCTCGCGGGCCTCGCCCAGGACTACGGCGTCGATGTCGACGACGACGCGGAGGAGGCGGAGGCGGCCGAAGTGGCCGTGGCGGCGGACGTCCCGCCGGAGGAGACCCCCTCGGAGGTGGCGGCCGAGCCCGTCGCGACGGAGGCGGGGCCCGAGGCCAAGACCGAGATCGAGGCTGTGGGGGTGGCGGTGCCGTTGGTCGCCGTGCCTGCCCCCGGTCCGGTTCCTGCGGTGGAACGGATCGTGAGCGAGTCCGTCGAGGCACCGGCCAAGCCGGTCCCCCGGCCCCGTACGGCGAAGAAGAAGGTCACGCTGCCCAAGGTGGCCAAGAAGTCGCTCGCCGAGAACGACTCCTGGCGGCCCGCCCGGCTCTTCCCGGTCTCCGCTCTCAAGAGCGACCGGGACAGGGAGACCCGTGCGACCTCCGTGCTGCTGTCCGTGATGGCGCAGGTGCCTGAGTTCGGCAGGCGGCTCACCGCCGGCTTCGGGGCGCCCGCCGGGCGGATGGAGATGTTCACCGAGGTCTCGCTGCCCAACGGCGATACCCCGCGGCGGCCGGACGGCGTGATCCGGGTCGAGCGGGCGGGCAAGCTGTGGACGGCGCTGGTCGAGACGAAGACCAACGGCAACGCCCTCAAGCCGGACCAGGTGCAGGCGTACACCGAAATCGCAGCCCGCCGCGGCTACGAGGCTGTGATCACCCTCTCCAACGACGTGGAGTTGGACGGCAGTCCTCTGGTCGACGTGAAGACGGACGGCCGGCGCAAGCACAAGGTGGCGCTGCGGCACTTGTCGTGGGCCGACGTCGCCCACCAGGCGCAGATGCTGATCCGTCACGAAGGCGTCGGCAACGCGGCGCACGCCTGGCTGCTCCAGGAACTCCTGCACTACCTCCAGCACGAGAACTCCGGCTGCCACGGCTTCCAGAACATGGGCCCGGCCTGGGTCCCCGTGCGCAACGGGATCGACGACGAAACCCTCTGTCAGGGCGATCGACGTGCTGTGGAGGTCGTCGAGAGCTGGGAACGGCTCGTACGGCAGGTGTGTCTGCGCCTGGGCGGCGAACTCGGGCAGAAGGTGCTTCCCGTGCAGCGGGCGAAGCGCGGCACCGATCCCCGCGTCCGCCGCGCGGCCCTCGCCGACCAGCTCTGCCTGGCGGGACGCCTGGACTCCGAACTCCGCATCGAGGGCACGCCCGGCATCCTCGCGCTCTCCGCGGACCTGCGGACGGGCAAGCTGCGGACGTCCATCGAGATCGCCGTACCCGAGCAGGGCTACCCCCTCACCTGGGCCAAGCGGCTCATCCGTCAACTCTCCGACGCACCGGCCGACTTGCATGTCGAGACCCTGCTCGACGGGCATGTGGGCGG contains:
- a CDS encoding TerD family protein, yielding MVKGANVGLAALSEDVGSVMVSLGWSSPTGEGDADVSVLLLTADGKVRSDADFYFYNNPVAADGSVQLLGKTPTSDGNEDRITFDLTAIPADVEQVVVAASRYNGARFGDLDDVRVTLADGSGEGLLRFSIEDAGAVGALLFGEFYRRAGDWKFRAIGQGYESGLAGLAQDYGVDVDDDAEEAEAAEVAVAADVPPEETPSEVAAEPVATEAGPEAKTEIEAVGVAVPLVAVPAPGPVPAVERIVSESVEAPAKPVPRPRTAKKKVTLPKVAKKSLAENDSWRPARLFPVSALKSDRDRETRATSVLLSVMAQVPEFGRRLTAGFGAPAGRMEMFTEVSLPNGDTPRRPDGVIRVERAGKLWTALVETKTNGNALKPDQVQAYTEIAARRGYEAVITLSNDVELDGSPLVDVKTDGRRKHKVALRHLSWADVAHQAQMLIRHEGVGNAAHAWLLQELLHYLQHENSGCHGFQNMGPAWVPVRNGIDDETLCQGDRRAVEVVESWERLVRQVCLRLGGELGQKVLPVQRAKRGTDPRVRRAALADQLCLAGRLDSELRIEGTPGILALSADLRTGKLRTSIEIAVPEQGYPLTWAKRLIRQLSDAPADLHVETLLDGHVGGPRGTLERLRPEPGDILPKNNAEITGFRLSLFRSMGNTRGSAESGFIRSVDEAVDRFHDHVVVHLDRPGSTRR